In one Sebastes umbrosus isolate fSebUmb1 chromosome 13, fSebUmb1.pri, whole genome shotgun sequence genomic region, the following are encoded:
- the htr1fa gene encoding 5-hydroxytryptamine receptor 1F — translation MDFSNCTDGVFATGSSGNDSLETTKLPPSKIPLTLTLSVLAVLTTFFNCLVITAIAVTQKLHHPANYLICSLAVTDLLVAVLVMPFSIMYIQKETWLIGQPVCTIWLSVDITCCTCSILHLAAIAIDRYRAIVDAVEYSRKRTGARAGVMVVMVWLLSILISLPPLIWRHYNGDTEQEDQCIMMHHHMAFTLYSTLGAFYIPLMLILILYYKIYRAAQNLYMRREASRASRHSCMTNGSMIPSSRDGEDDGGPRSPDPVSPPEKSLSEPSTEEPPPRERVRASVKAFQSKSRRHESRSESRSESRRSQFYQGPRISGSRERKAASTLGLIIGAFVICWLPFFVKEVIVNTCGSCSTSMEMADFLTWLGYLNSLINPLIYTIFNEDFKKAFQRLVRCSHYL, via the coding sequence ATGGATTTCTCCAATTGCACTGACGGGGTGTTTGCCACAGGTAGCAGTGGTAATGACTCACTGGAGACCACAAAACTCCCTCCCAGTAAGATCCCGCTTACGCTGACTCTGTCTGTATTGGCTGTCCTGACTACATTCTTCAACTGCCTGGTGATCACCGCTATCGCAGTCACGCAAAAGTTGCATCACCCAGCCAACTACCTCATCTGCTCATTAGCAGTGACCGATCTGCTGGTGGCTGTGCTGGTCATGCCCTTCAGTATTATGTACATCCAGAAAGAGACCTGGCTCATCGGCCAGCCGGTGTGTACCATCTGGTTAAGTGTGGATATCACCTGTTGCACATGCTCCATCCTGCACCTCGCTGCCATCGCCATCGACCGTTACAGGGCCATTGTTGATGCAGTGGAGTACTCTCGCAAACGCACGGGGGCCAGGGCTGGGGTGATGGTGGTAATGGTGTGGCTCTTGTCCATCCtcatttcccttcctcctctaATCTGGCGGCACTACAACGGGGATACAGAGCAGGAAGACCAGTGCATCATGATGCACCATCACATGGCCTTCACCTTGTACTCCACCCTCGGAGCGTTCTACATCCCCCTGATGCTCATCCTCATTCTCTATTACAAAATCTACCGGGCTGCTCAGAACCTGTATATGCGCAGGGAGGCCAGCCGAGCTAGCCGTCACTCATGTATGACCAATGGCAGCATGATCCCGTCATCCCGAGATGGCGAAGACGATGGGGGACCTCGAAGTCCGGATCCTGTAAGCCCACCAGAAAAGTCTTTATCTGAACCCTCAACTGAGGAGCCTCCACCACGTGAACGGGTGCGTGCATCGGTAAAGGCCTTCCAGAGCAAGTCGCGCCGGCATGAGTCACGTAGTGAGTCACGCAGTGAGTCACGTCGGAGCCAGTTCTACCAAGGGCCACGGATCTCAGGCTCACGGGAGCGCAAAGCGGCATCAACGTTGGGGTTGATAATAGGGGCCTTTGTCATCTGTTGGTTGCCATTTTTTGTGAAGGAGGTGATCGTCAACACCTGCGGCTCCTGCAGTACTTCGATGGAGATGGCTGACTTTCTGACATGGTTGGGCTATCTCAACTCGCTAATCAACCCCCTCATCTACACCATCTTTAATGAAGACTTCAAAAAAGCTTTCCAAAGACTTGTAAGGTGCAGTCATTACCTCTGA